TTGTACGGCATCCTTTATTATTCTCAGATCTTCCGGCCTGACGAATACAACAGCACCGGCTTCAGGCGGAATGGCATTGTCCACATTGCCCCAGCTTATGTCGTTAAGGTATAGGTAAACCTTTTTCGATTCCTCATAAAGTAAACGTGTCAGGAGTATACCGGCATTGGCGCGACCCGAATTTATTTCAAGACCGGAATGACCGCCTCTGCCGCCGGTTATTCTTATAAGGACAGGCATAAGACCGTTCTCTACCGCTTCCATTTTCAGTGGCATACGCAAAATAGAAATATTTGCTCCGGCAGAAGAAACGGTCAGTGTACCTTTCTGCTGTGAATCGATGTTGATTAGGATGCGCCCCTGCAATGCCTTATCGGAAAGCATGATAGCCCCTGTCATCCCCGCCTCTTCATTAATCGTGAACAGCAACTCCAGAGAACCATGGGGGATATCCGGTTCGGTAATCAGAGATAACGCCATGGCAACGGCAATACCGTTGTCCGCGCCAAGCGTGCTTCCCCTGGCACGCAGCATGGTTCCGTCCAGAAGCAAGTCAAGGGGCACATCCGAATGCCCGACCGGCAAGGATACCATATCGAGGTGGCTTTGGAATACCGCGGTCGGCGCCTTCTCGTATCCTGATGTAGCGGGACATTTCACAATGATATTGCCGAAATCGTCGCCACCGGCTTTGTCCATTGTTGCTTCCAGCCCATGACGTTTTGCAAGGTCGCAAATGTAAAGACATATTGCCCGTTCACCACCGGAAGGATGGGGAATTCGCGTCAGCTTATAAAAGTGATCCCATAGCCCTACAGGTTCAACGTCGGTCAAGAGGTGGCCCATGCTGATTCCTTTTGCAGATATTTTTATGTTTTGCCTCTCAAAAAAATATGGTGCGAAGAAATTATAGAATAGATTAAAGGAAAATACCAAGCCTTTGGCGATGCATCCCCTCAGTTTTCCTTATGCTGGGTTTCTAATCGCATCTTTCGATCGTATATCGATGAAAGCCTGACTGGTAGAGGTTGAGTGTTTGTATTTGAAAGCGAGCATGCTTCCTGTTTGACCAAAACTATTGACTACAGGAAGCTATGTTACGTATAGCAGGAAGAAGCGATCAGCCGTGGATATCACACCTTCCCCCATCCCATTTAGGATTGCGAAAAGCTGTTCAATGTTCAATGTTTTCTGATTGCCGTTCACTGTTCACGATAATGCCGTATCTCGTCCATCGTATCTTAACTGCAGTGAATAGTCGTTAGTCAAAAACCTATTTGCCATTCACAACATTTCATATTTTTTACCTTTTTAACTATTCACTATCTACTATCAACTATTCACTGCCTTTTTCATACCTGAGGTGGCTTTTTCTTCTCCAGTGCAGGTTCCGGGGCAATTTGTATCCGCAGTTCCACTAAAGCACAGAAAACATGCAGCTCATCAAGAAGCGTTACAAGGTCAGGTTTTGTGTATTTTGCGATGCCCGTCTCAATGCGCGACTCTATGGATCGTAAGCTGGCAATCTGTTTTGTCATAGGTAGGGGCTTGGTTTTGCCCGGCTCCGGCTTGACCTTCTTGTATGCTGTAAGCAACTTCTCAAGCGTGCGATAGGTTACTGGCTTTATCATGATGTCCTCGAAAATTTGTGAAAGATCGGGGCAATCGAGGTTCGCAGCGAAGAGGTACCCCTGGGAAACAGGGAGCGTTCCTTCCGAAATTGCTGTTTGAATTTCAGGAGATAGTTTTAAGAGCGATAGCACGTTAAATAGTGTCCTTACTGTCTTTCCGACGATTTCAACAATTTCTGAAAACGTTTCAGAAACTTCCTTCGACAGATAGTCTGGAGATCGCTCGAAACTCACCAACTCACTCATAACGCTGTCCACATTATAGTTTTTATCAGGGAGTTTCGCCTGAATATATGCCAATATTCCTTTGGCCTGATCCATGGGATTTAAGTCTTCTCTCTGGAGGTTCTCTGTCAGTTGAAGGGCTATGGTCTCACCTGATTCCTTACCTGCTTCTATGACCCTCACCGGTACTAATTCATGTCCGAGTTGCCGGGCTGCCTCCAGACGTCTCTCCCCGCAGATAAGGGTGTATGAGTCGCCGTCTCCTTTTGT
This is a stretch of genomic DNA from Pseudomonadota bacterium. It encodes these proteins:
- the pepD gene encoding beta-Ala-His dipeptidase, producing MGHLLTDVEPVGLWDHFYKLTRIPHPSGGERAICLYICDLAKRHGLEATMDKAGGDDFGNIIVKCPATSGYEKAPTAVFQSHLDMVSLPVGHSDVPLDLLLDGTMLRARGSTLGADNGIAVAMALSLITEPDIPHGSLELLFTINEEAGMTGAIMLSDKALQGRILINIDSQQKGTLTVSSAGANISILRMPLKMEAVENGLMPVLIRITGGRGGHSGLEINSGRANAGILLTRLLYEESKKVYLYLNDISWGNVDNAIPPEAGAVVFVRPEDLRIIKDAVQRWEEIFLKEYGKKEGQLRVSLLDEDLPVPDFVMNNTTAERVLSLLLVLPHGVHKMSSDMEGLVETSSDVAKVRTSRTELTVNVSQRSSVDSSLDAIIDRCEAVANLSGAQLKNVGTNYGWKPDMKSQLLAVCKDAYWQTFGKEPRVVGIHGMLECGLIKAKYPDMDLISMGPTILDAHAPTKADFIPGVDSDTTGERIDTARMPGFWEFVKTVLKKIALLEMR
- a CDS encoding ParB/RepB/Spo0J family partition protein, whose translation is MATTKTSVNPEFLYIPVANIVVLEQVRSNINTEADSFKSLVQSIKDKGILEPLLVTKGDGDSYTLICGERRLEAARQLGHELVPVRVIEAGKESGETIALQLTENLQREDLNPMDQAKGILAYIQAKLPDKNYNVDSVMSELVSFERSPDYLSKEVSETFSEIVEIVGKTVRTLFNVLSLLKLSPEIQTAISEGTLPVSQGYLFAANLDCPDLSQIFEDIMIKPVTYRTLEKLLTAYKKVKPEPGKTKPLPMTKQIASLRSIESRIETGIAKYTKPDLVTLLDELHVFCALVELRIQIAPEPALEKKKPPQV